ATGGAACAAAAAGCGTTCCCTGTGCAGATTCCTAATTTTCAGTCAGAGTTAAACGATTCGTTCAGCTTTTCTATTTTGAAAGGAGTTTTTCACCAATGAAACAAAAAGTTGCTGTTTTAGGTCCCGGTTCATGGGGAACTGCATTGGCTCAAGTTTTAGCAGAAAATGGGCATGAGGTTCGGATATGGGGGCATAATAAAGCACAAATTGATGAAATCAATACTCACCATACGAATCGGCATTATCTTCCCGATTTAGTAATTCCAGAATCGATTCAAGGGAAAATGTCGTTGGAAGAGTGTATTGCTGATGCAGATGCAGTTTTGTTCGTTGTTCCGACTAAAGCGATTCGAACGGTTGCACAAGAATTTAAAGCAAAATGCCAAAATCAGCCATTGATCATCCACGCCAGTAAAGGGTTGGAGCAAGGGAGTCATAAACGGATATCTGAAATTTTGATGGAAGAGATTCCATCAGAAAAAAGGCGCGGCGTAGTTGTTTTATCTGGACCAAGTCATGCAGAGGAAGTAGCAGTTCATGATATTACGACGATTACTGCCGCAAGTGAGGATTTAGAGGTAGCGACATATGTTCAACGTCTGTTTATGAATGATTATTTTAGAATTTATACGAATGACGATGTTATTGGTGTTGAAACGGGAGCGGCTTTGAAAAATATCATTGCGTTAGGTGCTGGAGCGATTCATGGTTTAGGTTTTGGAGATGATGCAAAAGCTGCGATCATGACACGTGGTTTAGCTGAAATCAGCCGTTTAGGTGTAGCTATGGGGGCTAATCCTTTGACTTTTATTGGTCTAAGCGGAGTTGGTGACTTAATCGTTACATGTACTAGTGTTCATTCACGTAATTGGCGTGCAGGGAATTTGCTTGGCAAAGGCCATAATTTGGACGAAGTTCTTGAGAATATGGGGATGATTGTTGAAGGAGTTTCGACAACTAAAGCAGCCTATGAGTTATCTCAACAATTAAATGTCGATATGCCGATTACGACAGCAATTTATAACGTATTATATGAAGGTCAAGATGTCAAACAAGCAGCAAAAGAGATCATGTTGCGTGACGGTAAAATGGAGAATGAATTTTCCATATAATTTTTGAGGAGGCCAATTGGCATGAAAGTAAAAAAAGCGGTGATTCCAGCAGCTGGTCTGGGAACAAGGTTTTTACCAGCAACAAAAGCGATGGCAAAAGAGATGCTGCCAATCGTAGATAAACCAACGATTCAGTTTATCGTTGAAGAAGCGTTAGCATCAGGAATTGAAGATATTTTGATCGTTACAGGAAAAGCAAAACGTCCAATCGAAGATCATTTTGATGCAAATTTTGAATTAGAAAGTAATCTTCGCGAAAAAAATAAAACAGACTTACTAAAATTAGTAGAAGAAACAACGGATGTTAATCTGCATTTTATTCGCCAGTCTCATCCAAAAGG
The DNA window shown above is from Enterococcus sp. 12C11_DIV0727 and carries:
- a CDS encoding NAD(P)H-dependent glycerol-3-phosphate dehydrogenase; translated protein: MKQKVAVLGPGSWGTALAQVLAENGHEVRIWGHNKAQIDEINTHHTNRHYLPDLVIPESIQGKMSLEECIADADAVLFVVPTKAIRTVAQEFKAKCQNQPLIIHASKGLEQGSHKRISEILMEEIPSEKRRGVVVLSGPSHAEEVAVHDITTITAASEDLEVATYVQRLFMNDYFRIYTNDDVIGVETGAALKNIIALGAGAIHGLGFGDDAKAAIMTRGLAEISRLGVAMGANPLTFIGLSGVGDLIVTCTSVHSRNWRAGNLLGKGHNLDEVLENMGMIVEGVSTTKAAYELSQQLNVDMPITTAIYNVLYEGQDVKQAAKEIMLRDGKMENEFSI